The DNA sequence CGGCGCAAGTCGGGCAGGCCGACGACAATCTGCCGCAATCCGTGCGTTTCGAATATTGGGGATACCGTCATGCCTCGCGCAGCGAGTTTACGGTCACCGATCTTAACCTTGATATCAAGGCCGGTGAACGTGTATTGCTTCTGGGTGCTTCTGGAATCGGCAAGTCGACGTTGCTTGAGGCTACGGCGGGGCTGATCGGTGGTGGGTTTGCCGGTTCCGACTCTCAAGCGGGCCAGGATAATACGGCCTATGAAGACGAGGACGGGGGTGTGAGCGTCGGTCGGATTCTGATTGGCGGCATCCCCGTCACCCAGGCGCGCGGCAAGGTCGGACTTGTATTGCAGGATCCGGACGCCCAGGCTGTTTTCGAACGGTTGGGTGACAATGTGGCGTTCGGCCCGGAAAACATGGCGATGTCGCCGGAGTTGATATGGCCGTGCGTTCGTAAGGCTTTGGACGAGGTCGGCCTCGGCGGTCTGCAGTTGCATCGCATGGTGACGCACTTGAGCGGTGGACAGTTGCAGCGGCTGGCGTTGGCCGGTGCGCTCGCAATGAATCCCGGCGTGTTGTTGCTTGACGAGCCCACGGCGAACCTTGACCCGGAAGGCGTTTCCCAGATTGTGGGCGCGGTCAAAAGGGTAGTTGACAGGAACCATTCGACGATGGTGTTGGTGGAGCACCGGGTCGACGAATGGATTGATTTGATCGACCGCGTCGTGCTGCTTGGCAAAAACGGTGATACTTCCGCCGCCAGGGTGGAGGCCGATGGGACGCCCGATAAGGTTTTCGGGGATAAGACCATTGACTTCGATGAGCTCGGCATTTGGATTCCCAGACGGTACCGGCACCGTGAATTGCCAAGTCGTGCGCCTGCTCAGGACAAAACAATGCAGGATTTGGGCGAGGTCAGGAAGGAGGCCGTTCTTTCCACCCGTCATCTGTCCATCGGCCGGGCAGGCAAGGCCATCGCCGAGGACATCAATCTTGATTTCAGCAGCGGTGAGGTGGTTGCGCTGGTCGGACGCAACGGGGCAGGGAAATCCACACTTTCTCTGACGTTGGCAGGATTGCTTGAACCGGTTTCCGGTGAGGTCGTCGCTCGCGGCCCTTTGGCAAAAGGCGTTAAAGGGACTGCTCCAATTACTTGGAAATCCTCTCAGTTGGCCAGCCGTATATCCTACGTTTTCCAAAATCCCGAACATCAGTTCGCCCGTGGTACGGTGCTCGAAGAAGTGATGCTCGGGCCGATCCGGTCCGGTACACCGGAAGAAGAGGCCAAGTCCGCCGCAATCTCGTTGCTCCGGCGTTTTAGCCTTGAACGATATGCCGAGGCCAATCCCTACACGCTTTCCGGCGGGGAGAAGCGCCGGTTGACCGTCGCCTCGGCCTTGGCATCGGCTCCGCATGTGCTCATCCTCGATGAACCCACATTCGGGCAGGACCGCACCACTTGGCGCGAAATGGTCGACCTTATCGCCAAATTGCGTGACGAGGGTATCTGCATCATCGTAGTGACCCACGATCGTGATCTGGTGCGGGCATTGGATGCCCGAGTCATCGAGTTTCGTGCCGATGCCGGTTCCGAGGACGCTGGCCGCGAAAATCGCGAGTTGATTGGAAACAATGGCTCCGGTGACTCGAAGCGCCACAGCAGTCGACCTGTCGGTGAAGTAGCGAAAACGCGACAAGCCGAACGGCAAAGCGAACGACAGATCGTTGAGGTCAGCGCCATCAATGATCGTCAGGAAGCGGAGCATTTGTCGAGCGCATCACCGTTTTTGGCGACACTCAATCCCTCGTTCCGTTTTATCGGTGGACTTCTGGTGGCCCTGCCGATGTTGCTGAGCCTCGATTGGGTGTCCGCCGGTGTCGCGTTGGCTGTGGAATTTCTGTTGCTGGCGTTGTTGGGCATATCGCCTTGGCGCGTGGTCAAGTCCACATGGCCGGTGTTCATCGGAGCTCCCGGGTCGGCCTTGGCCGTGGTGCTCTACGGCAAGGAGGGCGGCACCCTTTGGTGGCACTGGGGCTTGATGACCATTACCGATCGCTCTTTGATACTTGCACTGGCGACGGCCTTGCGCGTGCTGGCCATCGGTGTCCCTGCCATCATCGCGGTCATCGGCATCGATGCCACCGATCTGGCCGATTCCTTCAGCCAGATTCTTCATCTTCCCGACCGCTTTGTCTATGGTGGCCTTGCCGGAATGCGCCTCTTTTCGGTGTTGCGCGATGATTGGGCTGCACTCACCGCCTCGCGTCGTTCCCGCGGTCTTGGCGACGAAAACAAGTTTAAGGCCTTCTTCCCGCAGACTTTCGCGCTGCTGGTCCTGTCCATCCGTCGCTCCACGATGCTCGCCACGGCGATGGAAGCCCGCGGTTTTGGATCGGATCTACCGAGAACGCATGCAAGAGTCAGCCGCGTGCACACCCGTGATTGGGCGTTTTTGGCGGTATGCCTGCTGATTCCCGTCCTTTCCCTGGTGGTTTCCGCCCTATGCGGCACCTTTGCCTTCTTCGGTGGGTGAGCGGTGTTGCGGTAAAACCGTGCACTATTTTAGAATCGTCATGATAGTTTTCTGTATGACGCTTATAGTTTCCTTGGCAAATATCTGTCCGGAAAATGGTAACGATATCGCGTAAAGTATGAGCCATGCCTTTTAATCAGCACATCATCGACAATCCAAAATCCGAACGCGTGCGGCGTGTGGCCGAATTGGAGAAGACCAGAGGCCGCAAAAAGTCCGGCAAGTTCCTTATCGAGGGGCCGCAATCCGTTCGTGAAATGGTTCGCTGGATGCCGGAAGTTGTCGAGGACTGCTATGTCCAGATGGACGAACGACAGTCTGGGCTGCTTTCGTCAGTGGTCGATGACATTGCGCGTGAAGCCGACGGGCAAGGGCTCTATATTCATCAGGTTACCGATGATGTGATGCACCGCATGAGTGCGGTCGCACAAGGCATTGTTGCGGTTGGCAATCTTGAAACCATGCAAAAGCGGATGGTTCAGGACTTTGAACGCGGGCTGGTTGATGAGGCACAAAAAAAGAAAGTCGTCCACAATGTCGCCACTCGAGGTACTGAAGTAAAAGGTGATGTTGGAACGGACGATAACGTACGTGAAGCTTCTCAATCAGAGGGCAATGAATTATATTCCATTACGTCCGGTGATACCGTGGCCGCATTCTGGCAGATACGTGACCCTGGGAATGCTGGAACAGTGATTCGTTCGGCCGATGCCGCCGGGTGCCGGGCCGTGATTTTTGTGGATGATTGCGTTGACCGGTTCAACCCGAAAGTCATCCGCTCCACGGCTGGATCGCTGTTCCATTTGCCGGTGGTCACGATGAGCACCGAGGAGTTCTTTGCATGGGCGCAAGCACAGGATCGCGAAGTGATGGCGGCGGATGTCTATGGAACCGAAAAAATAAAACCGGAATCGTTGATTGACGTGGTGACCGAGTTCGGTGAGTCGCAAAGCGGCGATGCCGATTATCGGAATGATCAAAGTCATGAATTATCGTCTGATGTTAAAAATGCTCGAAATATTCAGATCGGAGGCAATGCTGTCAATCAAGCTGGTCAACATTTTTATGCGATCCTATTTGGCAACGAGGCGCGCGGGTTGTCTGATGATGTGTTGGAACGTGTGCAGCGCATCGTCTCCATACCGCTGTATGGCAAGGCCGAATCGCTGAATCTTGCCACCAGCACCGCAGTGATGCTGTTCGCGCTGGCGATGGCATGTGACGCTGCGCAACGCAAGTAAACGGGTTTGTATATGGCGCGATAATCCACGCAAACGGACCTAGAGCTATGTCGAGTCATATTGAAACAATGAAAAGGCTGTAAATGCTTGGGAATCATGACTTTTGCACATGTTTTCTACGACATTTCAAGGTTTGGAAAATCGAAGGAAAGGGTACTCGTGGCACAGAGTGCGTCATTCGATGCCGGAGCAGTGACCGATGAGGTCGCCGAGGGCATCTCGAAAATCAAGAGTGCCTCCACCATGGAGGAGCTTAAAGCCATAAAGACGGAGTACGCCGGCGCTGAGTCAGCGATGACCCAGGCCAGCCGTGCCATCGGTGGGCTGCCAAAGGACGAGAAGAAGGGTGCCGGCCAGCTTATGGGCAAGCTGCGTGCCGATTTCGGACGTGCCTACGGGCTCAAGGAGGCACAGGTCAAGGCCCAGGAAGAGACCCGTCAGCTTGCCTCCGAAACGGTCGATATGACGCTGCCGATCGATCGTAAGCCGCTGGGCGCCCGCCACCCACTGCCCAAGCTGATGGAAGATGTCGAAGACCTCTTCATCTCCATGGGCTGGCAGATTTCCGCAGGCCCCGAAGTGGAAACCGAGTGGTACGACTTCGACGCGCTGAACTTCGGCCCCGACCACCCTGCCCGCCAGATGCAGGACACCTTCTATGTCAAGGGTAACCAGGCCAAGGATGCCGCCGGATTCGTGGGCTCCAACATGGTGCTGCGTACGCAGACCTCCTCCGATCAGGTCCGCGCGCTGTTGACCCGTGGTGTGCCGCTGTATATTGCGTCTCCTGGTCGCGTGTTCCGTACCGACGAACTCGATGCGACCCATACCCCTGTCTTCCACCAGTGCGAAGCGTTGGCCGTTGATAAAGGCCTGACGATGGGTGATCTCAAGGGCGTGCTCGACAAGCTGGCCGTCTCGATGTTCGGGCCGGAGGCCAAGAGCAGACTCCGTCCGAGCTACTTCCCGTTCACCGAGCCCAGCGCCGAGCTGGATCTCTGGTTCCCCGACAAGAAGGGCGGCCCTGGCTGGATCGAATGGGGCGGCTGCGGCATGGTCAATCCGAACGTGCTACGTTCGGCCGGCCTCGACCCGGACGTCTATACCGGCTTCGCGTTTGGCGTGGGCATGGAGCGCACACTGCTGCTGCGCCACGATATCAACGACATGCACGACCTCGTCGAAGGCGACGTGCGTTTCAGCAAACAGTTTGTGATGGGGGAGTGAACCAACAATGCCAATGGTAGATATTGACTGGCTCAAGGAACACGTCGAGGTTCCGGCCGGTCTGACATACGAACAGCTTGCCAAGGATCTGGTTCACGTCGGCCTTGAGGAAGAGGAGATTCATTCCTCGCAGGTCACCGGGCCGATCGTGGTTGGCTATGTGGTCGACTGCACGCCGGAACCACAGAAGAACGGCAAGACCATCAACTGGTGCCACGTCGACGTCGGCGACAAATACAATGACACCGACGAGACCGGCAACAAGGTGCCACGCGGCATCGTCTGTGGCGCGCCGAACATGGCGGCCGGCGAAAAAGTCGTCGTCACCCTTCCGGGCGCGGTATTGCCCGGCGATTTCAAGATCGAACCGCGCAAGACCTACGGCCATATTTCCAACGGCATGTGCGCCTCCGAGCGCGAGCTAGGGCTGGGCAGCGACCACAGCGGCATCATTCTGCTGAACCATTATGGATTCAGCAAGGAAGAGGCCGATGCGCTGAAGCCCGGCGACGATGCGATGCATCTGCTGCATCTCGATCAGCCGGTGCTGGAGATCAACATCACCCCTGACCGCGGTTATACGCTTTCCTATCGCGGCGTGGCACGTGAGTATCATCATTCCACTGGTGCTCCGTACACCGATCCGGTCGATGCACTGAACGCCGAGACCCCGAAGGTCGCCGAAAACGGCAAGGGCGATATTCAAGTCGAGATCGAGGACAACAACCCGATCCATGGCGTGCCCGGATGCGACCGCTACTATGCCCGTATCGTGCGCAACTTCGACCCGTCGGCCGAGACGCCGAGTTGGATGCGCCGTCGCCTGATCCGCGCCGGCATGCGTTCGATCTCGCTGGCTGTGGACGTCACCAACTATGTGATGATGGACTTGGGCCAGCCGATGCACGCCTACGACCTTGATAAGATCTGCGGGCCGATCGTCGTGCGTCGTGCCAACAAAGGTGAGACCCTGACGACCCTCGACGGCAAGAAGCACGATCTGAGCGTCGAGGACCTGCTCATCACCGATTCGCCTGACGGCACGCGTGGTTCCCGTATCCTCGGCTTGGCCGGCGTCATGGGTGGTCTTTACGGCGAAGTCACGGTCGATACCAAAAATATTCTCTTGGAATCCGCTCACTTCGACCAGGTGACCATCGCCCGTTCCGCACGTCGTCACAAGACCCCGTCCGAGGCTTCCAAGCGCTATGAGCGTGGCGTGGATTACGATTTGCAGCCCGCCGCCGCGCAGATGGCCGCCGACCTGATGGCCGAGTACGGCCATGGTGAGCCTTCCGACACTCCGGTTGACGTCAATAACACCCATCCGCGCGAGGCTATCGATTTCAAGCTCACCGAGACCAAGCGCCTCACCGGTCTTGATACGACCGACAAGCGTATCCGTGAGATTCTGGAAGACATCGGCTGCAAGGTCAGCGACGGTAAGGCTGAGGGTCACATTTCCGTGGTTCCTCCGACCTGGCGTCCTGACCTCACCATGCCCTGCGATCTCGTTGAAGAGATCGCGCGTCTCGTCGGGTACGACGAGATTCCGGTCACCATGCCTCTGGCCCCCGTTGAAGGTGAAGTCGGGCTGACCCCCGACCAGCAGCGTCAGCGTGACGTGGCCAACGAACTGGCCGAATACGGTTTGGTGGAGACGCTGAGCTACCCGTTCGTCGGCGATGCCGATTTCAAGGCGTTCGGTTACGACTCCGACGAGATCAAGCCGGTAAGTGTCGAAGTCGCCAACCCGTTGGCCGGCGACCGTCCGTACCTGCGTCGTGAAGTCCTGCCTACGCTCGCACAGACCGTACAGCGCAATCTTCGTCGTGGTCTCGAGAACATCTCGTTGTATGAGATTGGTCACGTCTATCTTTGGGATCCGAACGCTCCGGCCATCCCGGCTCTGCCTGGTGGTCAGCGTCCGAGTGATGAAGCCCTCAAGGCGCTTGATGCGGGACTACCTGAGCAACCGCTGCATGTCGCCGCGATCCTGACCGGGAAGGCCGTCGAAACCGGTTGGCTCGGCGAAAGCCGCAATGTCGACTACAGCGATGCCATCGAAGCGATGAACCGTGTAGTCGATCGCCTTGGCGCCAATGTCACCATCGTACAGCCAGAACCGCAGGATGTTCCGATGCAATGGCATCCGGGACGTGCCGCCAAGGTTATGGCCGGCGGCACGTTTGTCGGTATGGTTGGTGAGCTGCATCCGCACGTCAACACGGCGCTTGGCTTCCCAGAGCATTCAGCGGCGTTCGAGCTGAACCTAACCGCCCTCTTCGCCACGCTGAGCGGCAAGCCAGTGCAGGCTAAGCCGATCTCGACCTTCCCGCCGGTCAAGCAGGATCTCGCTTTCACGATCCCCGATACAGTCACTGCGGCACAATTGCAGCAGCTCATTGAGGACGCTGCCAGCGATAACCTGGAGTCCATCGAGCTCTTCGACGTGTTCTCCGGCGACCAGCTGGGCGAGCATCAGAAGTCCCTTGCTTACTCTGTCACGTTCCGCTCTCCGGATAAGACACTCACCAGCGACGACACGGAGGCCATCAGAAAGGCTATTGTCGATAAAGCGGAAACGATTGGTGCACAATTGCGCGCCTGACGAGTATGTCTTAGGGCATCTTGGAAATTGAACGATGCGGAGTCTGCATACCGAAAGGTTCGCAGACTCCGCAAATTATCTACATGATTTTGGAGTGGCATGATGAATGAATCTGAAAACCCGTTCGACCAGAACGGTACGGAAGGCCAGAATCCGTCGCCCAATGCTGCTCCATCCGCAGGGCAAGACTCTCGGCAAACGCCGACAGAACCCTCGCAGGCCCCTCAAGAATCATCCGCTCCAGACAACACTTCGTCGTCCAATGGCGCCTCGCCTTCGCAGCTTCAGTATGGTCAGGTCAAGGTTCCGGAATACGGGGCCATGGCCAGTCAGTTCTCTCCTCAGTACAACCCGTATGTCTATGGCAAGCCTGATGACAGGCCTGCAAACCAGAACGCTCAGAATCAGACGAACCAACCGGTGAACTCGCCCAATGGCATGCCCAACCAACAGATGGGTGGTCCATTTGGCAACAATATGGGTGACGGTTATCAGAGAAATCCGAACAATCAAGGCAACATGCCTTATGGTGGATACAATCAAACGCCGGGAGGCTATGGCGGCAATCCGAATAATTCTTATGGTCAGCCTTACAACAACGGTCAGATGATGCCCGGAGAGCCGGGCTATCAGCCCGATATGCGCGACGGCATCGACATGAATGATCCCAACCAGAACCCACTTAAAGGTCATTGGGATCCGTTTGCCATCGTCTCCGTCATTCTCCTGTTCCTGCCGATTACGTTCCTACCTGTTATCACCGGAGCGGTTTCGATGTGGCGCACCAAAAAGTACCACATGAAAGGCTTTTGGGTGGCTGCTATCTGCACAGTGCTTGGTGTCGTTGCCACGGTGTTCGAACTTTGGCTGGTTTCCAAGGGCATCAATGTCAGCGATTTTACGCAGCAGCTGCAGAACCAATATGCGCCCGGTTCTGGTGGGGGAAACGGTTCGGTGAACGCATAACGGTGTATTTGCAAACTTGAATATTGAAGTTTGCAACTGCAAAATGTAAATAGGTATTCAATCAGCAGCCTTCCACTCACAACGATGAATGGAAGGCTGTTTTGCTTGTAAAAGACGATCAGCGTGATTTCGCCGACATCTATTGGTTAGTGTCTTTGCACAACGACCTTGCGAGCGCAGAAAATATGTCCACTATTTGGATGCATAAGTATGCATATTAATGAATATATGTAATGTTAGCATCATCTTCAAGAAAGGTGATGCCCATGAGCACATACACGGTGGCGGTGGCGGGTGCCAGCGGATACGCCGGAGGCGAGATGCTGCGGATACTGGCAGCGCATCCCGCATTCGAAGTCACGACGGTCACAGGGGATTCGTCGGCGGGTGACAGGCTCGGCAAGCACATGCCCCATATTCCGGCGCTGAAAGACATGGTCATCGAACCGACAAGCCCTGAAGTTCTCAACGGCCACGACGTCATCGTTCTCGCGTTGCCGCATGGGGTGTCGGGGGCGTTGGCGCAAAAGCTCAATGCCAAACACGCCATCGTCGACTTGGGTGCTGACCATCGTCTGGAATCAGGCGAGGCGTGGTCGCAATACTATGGCGGGAACTTCTTTGAACCTTGGGTCTACGGCATGCCGGAATTGATCGTCGGCAAGGACGATGAAGGTCATTACCGCCATCAGCGTCAACAATTGCCGGATGCGCCGTTCATCGCCGGACCGGGCTGCAATGTCACGGCGGTGACATTGGCTTTCCAGCCCGCATTGGCCGAGGGATTGGTGCAGACCGATGACATCGTCGCCGATCTTGCGGTGGGCTATTCCGGGGCCGGCAAAAACCTCAAACGCACCAATCTGCTGGCCGCAGAGGCACTTGGTTCCGCGACGCCGTATTCGGTGGGGGGTACACATCGGCATATTCCCGAGATCGTGCAGAATCTCACTCATGCGGCTTCCACGAATCTCAATGATGCCAATACGGCGAGCGATGATTCGGCTTCTGCCGATGGCGGTACCTCCGGTATCAACGTCGCGTTCACCCCGATACTCGTGCCGATGGCACGTGGAATTCTCGCTGTCGTCTCGGCCAGGCTCAGCGACAAAGGCGAGGCGATGAGCGACGAGCAAATTCGCCAGATTTGGAACAA is a window from the Bifidobacterium sp. ESL0745 genome containing:
- a CDS encoding ATP-binding cassette domain-containing protein, giving the protein MQAITPTDTEELTAQVGQADDNLPQSVRFEYWGYRHASRSEFTVTDLNLDIKAGERVLLLGASGIGKSTLLEATAGLIGGGFAGSDSQAGQDNTAYEDEDGGVSVGRILIGGIPVTQARGKVGLVLQDPDAQAVFERLGDNVAFGPENMAMSPELIWPCVRKALDEVGLGGLQLHRMVTHLSGGQLQRLALAGALAMNPGVLLLDEPTANLDPEGVSQIVGAVKRVVDRNHSTMVLVEHRVDEWIDLIDRVVLLGKNGDTSAARVEADGTPDKVFGDKTIDFDELGIWIPRRYRHRELPSRAPAQDKTMQDLGEVRKEAVLSTRHLSIGRAGKAIAEDINLDFSSGEVVALVGRNGAGKSTLSLTLAGLLEPVSGEVVARGPLAKGVKGTAPITWKSSQLASRISYVFQNPEHQFARGTVLEEVMLGPIRSGTPEEEAKSAAISLLRRFSLERYAEANPYTLSGGEKRRLTVASALASAPHVLILDEPTFGQDRTTWREMVDLIAKLRDEGICIIVVTHDRDLVRALDARVIEFRADAGSEDAGRENRELIGNNGSGDSKRHSSRPVGEVAKTRQAERQSERQIVEVSAINDRQEAEHLSSASPFLATLNPSFRFIGGLLVALPMLLSLDWVSAGVALAVEFLLLALLGISPWRVVKSTWPVFIGAPGSALAVVLYGKEGGTLWWHWGLMTITDRSLILALATALRVLAIGVPAIIAVIGIDATDLADSFSQILHLPDRFVYGGLAGMRLFSVLRDDWAALTASRRSRGLGDENKFKAFFPQTFALLVLSIRRSTMLATAMEARGFGSDLPRTHARVSRVHTRDWAFLAVCLLIPVLSLVVSALCGTFAFFGG
- a CDS encoding RNA methyltransferase encodes the protein MPEVVEDCYVQMDERQSGLLSSVVDDIAREADGQGLYIHQVTDDVMHRMSAVAQGIVAVGNLETMQKRMVQDFERGLVDEAQKKKVVHNVATRGTEVKGDVGTDDNVREASQSEGNELYSITSGDTVAAFWQIRDPGNAGTVIRSADAAGCRAVIFVDDCVDRFNPKVIRSTAGSLFHLPVVTMSTEEFFAWAQAQDREVMAADVYGTEKIKPESLIDVVTEFGESQSGDADYRNDQSHELSSDVKNARNIQIGGNAVNQAGQHFYAILFGNEARGLSDDVLERVQRIVSIPLYGKAESLNLATSTAVMLFALAMACDAAQRK
- the pheS gene encoding phenylalanine--tRNA ligase subunit alpha, whose amino-acid sequence is MAQSASFDAGAVTDEVAEGISKIKSASTMEELKAIKTEYAGAESAMTQASRAIGGLPKDEKKGAGQLMGKLRADFGRAYGLKEAQVKAQEETRQLASETVDMTLPIDRKPLGARHPLPKLMEDVEDLFISMGWQISAGPEVETEWYDFDALNFGPDHPARQMQDTFYVKGNQAKDAAGFVGSNMVLRTQTSSDQVRALLTRGVPLYIASPGRVFRTDELDATHTPVFHQCEALAVDKGLTMGDLKGVLDKLAVSMFGPEAKSRLRPSYFPFTEPSAELDLWFPDKKGGPGWIEWGGCGMVNPNVLRSAGLDPDVYTGFAFGVGMERTLLLRHDINDMHDLVEGDVRFSKQFVMGE
- the pheT gene encoding phenylalanine--tRNA ligase subunit beta, whose amino-acid sequence is MPMVDIDWLKEHVEVPAGLTYEQLAKDLVHVGLEEEEIHSSQVTGPIVVGYVVDCTPEPQKNGKTINWCHVDVGDKYNDTDETGNKVPRGIVCGAPNMAAGEKVVVTLPGAVLPGDFKIEPRKTYGHISNGMCASERELGLGSDHSGIILLNHYGFSKEEADALKPGDDAMHLLHLDQPVLEINITPDRGYTLSYRGVAREYHHSTGAPYTDPVDALNAETPKVAENGKGDIQVEIEDNNPIHGVPGCDRYYARIVRNFDPSAETPSWMRRRLIRAGMRSISLAVDVTNYVMMDLGQPMHAYDLDKICGPIVVRRANKGETLTTLDGKKHDLSVEDLLITDSPDGTRGSRILGLAGVMGGLYGEVTVDTKNILLESAHFDQVTIARSARRHKTPSEASKRYERGVDYDLQPAAAQMAADLMAEYGHGEPSDTPVDVNNTHPREAIDFKLTETKRLTGLDTTDKRIREILEDIGCKVSDGKAEGHISVVPPTWRPDLTMPCDLVEEIARLVGYDEIPVTMPLAPVEGEVGLTPDQQRQRDVANELAEYGLVETLSYPFVGDADFKAFGYDSDEIKPVSVEVANPLAGDRPYLRREVLPTLAQTVQRNLRRGLENISLYEIGHVYLWDPNAPAIPALPGGQRPSDEALKALDAGLPEQPLHVAAILTGKAVETGWLGESRNVDYSDAIEAMNRVVDRLGANVTIVQPEPQDVPMQWHPGRAAKVMAGGTFVGMVGELHPHVNTALGFPEHSAAFELNLTALFATLSGKPVQAKPISTFPPVKQDLAFTIPDTVTAAQLQQLIEDAASDNLESIELFDVFSGDQLGEHQKSLAYSVTFRSPDKTLTSDDTEAIRKAIVDKAETIGAQLRA
- the argC gene encoding N-acetyl-gamma-glutamyl-phosphate reductase, whose protein sequence is MSTYTVAVAGASGYAGGEMLRILAAHPAFEVTTVTGDSSAGDRLGKHMPHIPALKDMVIEPTSPEVLNGHDVIVLALPHGVSGALAQKLNAKHAIVDLGADHRLESGEAWSQYYGGNFFEPWVYGMPELIVGKDDEGHYRHQRQQLPDAPFIAGPGCNVTAVTLAFQPALAEGLVQTDDIVADLAVGYSGAGKNLKRTNLLAAEALGSATPYSVGGTHRHIPEIVQNLTHAASTNLNDANTASDDSASADGGTSGINVAFTPILVPMARGILAVVSARLSDKGEAMSDEQIRQIWNNAYQGEEFIELLDPGEMPATANVLGSNEAQVQIAVDRNAKRLYGFAAIDNLNRGTAGQAVQSLNIALGLPEDQGLTTIGVAP